The window GGTCCTGGTCGGCACCGGCCTCCTGATCAGCGCCCTGCAGTTCTGCTCCGGCCTGGCCCCGAACGTGCTCGGCTTCGCCGCCCTGATCCTGCCGATCGCCGCCGGCGCCGTCATCTTCGACACGGTCGTCTCCACCCGGATCCAGCTGGACACCCGGGAGGAGATGCGCGGCCGGGTGCTGGCCACGGTCGGCATCGTGTCGTCGCTGTCCGGAATCGTCGGCGCACCGGCGATCGGCTGGCTGTGCGACACCCTCGGCGCGCGCGGGGCACTGGTCACGGCCGGCGCGCTCACCACCGTCGCGGCGGTGGTGGGAGGGGTCGTACTGGTGCGCTTGAAGGGCCGCTCGCTGAACTGGTCCGTCCTGCTGAACCGCCCCACCGAACAGCCCGCCTGACCCCGGTGCCGCCCAGCCGATTCGGTAGCGTGAGCAGGCATGCCACTCCGCCAGCACTGAGGGGAACACGTGGAGCTCCTGCACTCCGGCAAGGTTCGGGACGTCTATGCCGACGGGCGGGACCTCGTCCTCGTCGCGTCGGATCGGATCTCGATCTATGACGTCATCCTGCCTACTCCGATCCCGGACAAGGGGAAGATCCTCACCCAGCTGTCGCTCTGGTGGTTCGACCAGCTCAGCGACGTCATCCCCAACCACGTCATCTCGGCCACCGACGTTCCGGCCGAGTTCGCGGGGCGGGCGATCAGGTGTGAGCGGCTCGACATGGTCATGGTCGAGTGCATCGCCCGCGGATACCTGGCCGGGTCGGGGCTCAAGGACTACGAGCGGGAACGGATGATCTCCGGCAACCGACTTCCGGACGGGCTGGTCGAGTCGTCGAAGCTGCCGGAGCCGATCTTCACGCCCAGCACCAAGGAGCCGGTCGGAGGCGGGCACGACGCGCCGTTGACGTTCGAGGAGACCGTCGAGCGGGTCGGTCGGGAGCTCGCCGAGGAGTTGCGTCGCGTGACGCTGGAGGTCTACCGGCGCGGGTCGGAGATCGCGGCGGCCAACGGCATCATCATCGCCGACACCAAGATCGAGGTGGGGTACGCGAACGGCGTTCTCAAGATGGGCGACGAGGTGCTCACGCCCGACTCGTCGCGATTCTGGGAGGCCGGTGAGTGGCAGCCCGGGCGGGTGCCCCGCTACCTGGACAAGCAGTTCCTCCGTGACTGGGCCACGAACAACACCGACTGGGACCGCACCGAGCCCGGCCCGGAGATCCCGGACGAGGTCGCCGAGGCCACCCGCAATCGGTACATCGAGGTCTACGAGCGGCTCACCGGCGACCGCTGGCGCTGAGCAGACCGGCCCACCGCTGCCGCTTGCGCATCAGGTGGGCGCCGTAGCCACCGGCCAGGAACGCCTCGATCAGGCCGGTCCAGCCGCCGTACACGATGCAGATCGGGGCGATCGTCCACAGCAGAACGGCGACGCCCGCCCACCATCGTGGCGGGCGGGCGGCACGGCGTACGAAAGTCGGGTCCTCGGTTTCGATCTGGGCTACCAGACCGGCGAAGACCTGCTGTTCCTCGGGTTTGAGCACGGTGGTCACCTCGATTCGAAGGGGTGGGCGGCGACCGCGTACCCACAACGGCCCGGCTGGAAACAGTCGGGCCGTCGTCACACCCACTGAACCGTGGTCTCCGGCGACAACCGCGGCAGACGATCCCGCCAGGGGGTCTCGCCGGGGTGACCCAGGTTCACCACCACCAGCGACTTGAACCGCCCGTCCGGGAAGAACTCGGCGTCGACGGCGGGCTTGTCGAAACCGGTCATCGGTCCGGCGACGAGGCCGATCGAGCGGGCCGCGAGGATGAAGTATCCGGCCTGGAGCGCGGCGCTGAACGTGCCGTTGGTCAGACGCAGCGGCTCGTTCGCCTCGTAGACGTCCCGCAGGCCCGGGTTGTGCGGGAAGACCTCGGGCACATACTCGTGAAACGCCGTGTCCAGGGCGAGGACCGCGACGACGGGCGCGCTCTGCGACTTGGCCCGGTTGCCTTCGGCCAGGTGCGGGATGAGGCGGCTCTTTCCCTCTTCGGTACGGACGTAGAGCACCCGCAGCGGCTGAGTGTTCGAAGCGGTCGGCGGCCACTTCGCGAGGTCCCAGATCTCGGCGAGTTCGCTGTCGGACACCGGGGTGGCCGCGAACGACGATGCGGTCCGCGCCTCGGTGAACAGCAGCGCCCGGCCGTCCTCGTCGAGCCGGGCGGCCCGCGTGGTCGAGTCCGGGATCAGATCCGCTTCAGAAAGAGTATCCACTTCTAAAAAGCTAGCGACTTACCGACGGAAAGCCACCCGTGCCTCGGTGAAGTCGATCACCACGCAAACGCCGGGTGGCCCCGGGGGCCGGCTCAGGGGATGTGCTCGTCGGCCCAGTCGGCGATCTGGTCGAGGGCCGGCATCAGAGCGTGCCCGGCCGGAGTGAGGCCGTAGGAGACCGAGACCGGCGGGCCCTCGTCGACGACTCGGACGATCAGGTCGGCCGTCACCAGGCTGGACAGCCGGTTGGAGAGAACCGAGTCGCTGATGCCGGTGATGCTCCGGGAGAGGTCTCGGAAGCCGACCGGCCCATCGCGGAGTTTGCCGAGGACCGCCGCGTTCCACCGGCGGCCCAGGAACTCGAACGCGCGAGACAATGCGGCATCGCGGCGAACGCACGCGGTGTGCTGCTCGTCGACCGCTGTCATGGACGTAAAGCTACACGCCGGGTCGCTGCAAGGAGTTGGGCAACTGCTCGGGCTGCGCGCACTCGGCGCACCAGTCGTTGCTGCTTCGCAGATACCACCCGAGGGCCACGCCGGCGAAGAGACTGAGCAGGCCGACGACGGCGGAGACGGTGACCGCGCCGGTCATACCAGCGGGCTCCGGCGGACCAGCCTCAGGCCCCGCTGATCGAGGTCGGGGGCGCTGTCGGCGCGAAACGTCACATACGGCGCGGTGAAGGTGTCGACACCGGTGCCGCGGTGGTGGTTGCTCGGCTGATAGGTGACCGTGACCGCCCGCGGAGACGCCGCCTCGATGATGCCGGCCCGCCAGCCGTCCCGATACACCCACACCGGGTCAGCCGGGCGGTAGCTCTCGGCTGGAGCGACCTCGGCCGGATCTCGATGCACCGGGGTCACGGTAGGCGTGGACGCCGTCAGGTTCGGCATGGAAATGCCTCCAATGGCTTGAGGCGGACTCTTGCCGGGACGCGATGCAACATCTGAGCAGGCGAAGATTTCGGCACGCTGTGTCAGCGGTCGGATCGTGTCTGTCAGCTATCATGCTCGTCATCAAGTGCGTTCGCAAGGCCGTCTGCACGTGCATCCGCAACGGCGAGCCGCGCGGGGGCGCCGAATGAGCGGTGTGGAGAAGACGACGGAACGGCTCGGGAACGACGCTCCGTACCGGTTTCGTGGTTGACGATCTCCGCTCTAGGATGCGTAAAGACTGCGCCGGGCAGTCACAGAGCAGCGACAAGGAGTCAGGTGAGCGCGGGTTCGCAGGAGGAGGCGCCGGGTGGCGGCCCCACCGTGCTGCGCATCCTGCTCGGCTCTCAGCTTCGAAAGCTGCGGGAGTCGAGAGGGATCACCCGGGAGGCGGCCGGCTATGAGATCCGCGCCTCCGGTTCCAAGATCAGCCGCATGGAGCTCGGCCGCGTCAGCTTCAAGGAACGCGACGTCGCCGACCTGTTGACCATGTATGGCGTGTCCGACTCCGCCGAGCGGGAAGCGCTGATCGGTCTCGCCCGTCAGGCCAACAATCCGGGTTGGTGGCAGCACTTCGGTGACGTCCTGCCGAACTGGTTCCAGGCCTATCTGGGTCTGGAGGCGGCCGCTTCGCTGATCCGGACCTACGAGATCCAGTTCGTTCCCGGTCTGCTCCAGACGCCCGACTACGCGCGTGCCGTGATCATGCTGGGTCACGCCGGCGCCAGCTCGGAGGAGATCAACCGCCGGGTCGACGTGCGGTTGCAGCGGCAGCAGATTCTCACCCGGTCGGGTGGCCCCCAGCTGTGGGCGGTGATCGACGAGGCGGTGCTGCGGCGGCCGATCGGCGGCATCGACGTGATGCGGGCGCAGATCGAGGCGCTGATCGAGGCGTCGAAGCTGCCCGGGGTCCGGCTCCAGATCATCCCGTTCCTGGCCGGTGGGCACGCCGCGGCCGGCGGGCCGTTCGCGATCCTGCGGTTCCCCGAGCCCGAGCTGCCCGACGTGGTCTATGTGGAGCAGCTGACCAGTGCCATCTATCTGGACAAGCGCGAAGACGTGGACCACTACGCGATGGCGATGGAGCGGGTCTGTATCGACGCCGAGCCGCCGAACCACACTCCCGAGATCCTCGGCAAGCTGCTGAACGAGGTCGGCCGCCCGGTCTAGAGAAGACCGAGCGGCCGAGCGTTGTGTCGCCTGGCAGAGATCAGGCGATCAGGTTGTCGAAGTCACCGTCGCGGACGCCGCCGAGGAAGGCCTCGATCTCGGCGCGGTTGTAGATCAGTGCAGCACCCTCGGGATCCCGGGAGTTACGCACAGCGACGTCGCCGTTGGGCAGGACGGCGCACTCAACGCAGTTGCCACTCGGGTTGCTGCGGCGGCTCTTCTGCCAGGTGACTCCCTGGAGTTCGCCGGCAGGCATGCCGTTGACCACGTTGGTCATTCCAAGCTCCCTAGATTTGCCCCCGGATCGCCCATCGATCCGGAGTCGGTGGTGTCCGCGTGCCCAATTCAGGTCGTCGATGCAAATGCACGTGCATCTGGCCTTGCGTAGTCACGGGATTCTGAGCATGATAACGCACGTACTACTCCCTAGGGGTGTCACTCAGGGTGACATCTTTAGGTGACGGGTCGGTCGCGGAGCGACAGTCTGCGGCCTCGGCGCGAGGCTCCCTGGCGGGGGCGTCCTTAGCGAGAGGTGACAAGCAATGTCGATACCCAACGTCGGCCCAGAACTCCCCGAACCGGGCGACCCCGGCGTGGCCGACGGTCCGCGCTGGGGAAACTCGTTGGTTCACCGGGACGCGCCGTTCGCCGACGAGGTGTTCGCGGCGTCGACCAGGGCGACCATGGTGACGCACCGGTTCGGAGGGGTCAGGTATGCGTTGAGCCGGCCCGGCGGGACGACCGTCCGCAGGCCGCCTGCCGAGGAGGGTGAGTCCGACGCGCGTGACTGAGCTCGTTCGTTGCCACCGCCGGCAGCGACCTGCCCGGCCCCCGCAGGCGCGGGGTCCACATGTCCGCGGCAACCGGCTACGGCCCAGTGGGCCGTCCTGGCCGGTCTATGAGTTCGCCGAGACGGACTACTGCTACGGCATCGGCCCGATCCGGCTGCGCCTCGAGTGGGTCAACTGGGCGAAGCCCATTCCCCACGAGGGTGACTACTGGCTCGCCGTGCGCGGTGTCGTGATCGATCGCTTCGGGCGTGATGGTGCCGTCCGCGAGATGCTCGTCCGTGCGGCGTGTGTGCCGGTCCCGCCCGTCCCCCGGCGCCCCCGCCTGAGGGTGTTGCGTAGCAGCACACCCGTGTAGAACGCCGGGTGGGCGGCGCGGTTCCCCGTGCTGGGCCGCCCACCCGGTCCACATCACGGCTTGCGGGCGACTCCGGCCCAGTAGTAAGCGGCCTCCGGGTTGTCCACCGGCTCGTCCGGCCGCCATGTCGACACCGGGGAGACACCCGGGTCCAGCAGCTCCCAGTCGCCGAAGAACCGCTCGACCGCCTCACGCGTGCGGGCGACCAGGGTCATGCCGGCACCGGTGGCCGCGGCGACCGCCGCATTGACCTCGTCGGGATTGAAATCGGCGGTCGGGTGGGTGATCGCCAGGCAGCTGCCGGACGGTAGGGCGTCAGCCAGCTCCGCGACCTTCGACCACGGGTCGTCGGCGTCGGCGAGCAGCATCAGGATCGCGATCAGGGTCAACCCGACCGGCTGCTTCAGATCGAGGGTGTCGAGCAGCGCCGGGTCGGTGAGGATCGAGGCCGGCTTGCGGATGTCGGCGGCGATGTACTCACTGCGGCCCGACGGGTGGCTCAGCATCAGCGCCCGGGCGTGCACCAGCACGATCGGATCATTGTCCACATAGACCACCCGCGTCGACGGCTCGATGCTCTGCGCGACCTCATGCAGGTTGGGCCGGGTCGGGATGCCGGTGCCGATGTCCAGGAACTGGCGGATGCCCTCTTTGCGGACCAGGTCACGGGCCACCCGGTGGACGAACTTCCGATTCTCCTTGGCCATGTATCGCATACCGGGGATGGCCTGGATCATCGCCTCGCCGACAGCTCGGTCGACGGCGAAGTTGTCCTTGCCGCCCAGCCAGTAGTCATATATGCGGGCCGAGTGCGGAGCGTTGATGTTGACCCCGGGCGGGGCGACCTCGATAGGTGCGGAACTGCCCTCTGCCACGACCCGCCTCCTTGCAAGAGAACGCGGCGATACCTCGCGTCGACACGCCGCGTCACGACCCGACCAGCCTAGCCGCAACGATCGACCGACTTAACCCCCGGAATCCGGTTTTCAGGCGGCGGAGGCGAGGCCCCGAGAGGCGGCCGAGACGACGCGGTCACGTCCGGCGTGCTTGGCAGCGTACAGATGATCGTCCGCAGTGGACAGTAGGGCGGGCTGGGTCGGCACCGTGGCGTCGGCGCTGGTGGCGACTCCGATGCTGATGGTCACCGGCAGGCCCCGGGTGATCCCGTGCCAGTCGTGGTCGCGGACCGTACGGCGGATCGAGTCGAGCAGGGCGACGGCCCGGCCCGCCGTGGTGCCGGGCAGCACGATCAGGAACTCCTCACCACCCATCCGGGCGGCGAATCCACCCGGGCAGGCGGCGGCCACCCCGTCGGCGAGCAGACCAGCCACCCGGACCAGGACCTGGTCGCCGACGTTGTGCGAGAGCCGGTCGTTGATCTGCTTGAAGTGGTCGAGGTCGACGAGCGCGATGGTGAGTGCCGGGTCGGACTCGATCAGGACCGGTAGCTTCTCGTCGATGTGGCGGCGGTTGTGCAGGCCGGTCAGCGGGTCGCGGCGAGCCTGCTCACGGAAACGCTCCGCCTCCTGTCGGGCCTCGACCGTCTCGAACATCGCCTGCCTGGTCCGGGCCCGCGCCTCACGCTGGAGCGAATGCTGGTCCTGGTACGCCGAGAAGAACGTCTGATGCGCGGCGAAGGCGGCCTGGTAGTCACCGCGTGCCGCGAACAGCTCGGCCTGCTCCTGGTGCATGCGGACCAGGGACTCGCCGAGGTCACGCTCGATGCACTGCTGGTGCGCCTCGTCCAGGCTGGCCTGGGCCAGGTCGAACTTGCCGAGACCGCGCTGCGCCTGGGCCAGGGTCACCAGATACTGCGCCATGTCGTTGGCGTCGTCCCACTTGCCCTCGGCGTGCCGCTCCAGACAGAGCGCCAGGGTGCGCTCGGCCTCGGCATACCGGCCGTTGCCGATCTGGATCGAGCCGATCGTGTCGAGGTAGGCCGGCTCGAGTGTCATCTCCCACTCGTCGGCGAGCCGCAACAGGCGGTCTGCCACCTCCTCGGCGCGCTGCTGGTCGCCGGAGTCGTACTCCGCGTAGGCGTGGTTGTTGAGCAGGCACAGCAGGGCCGGGTGGCCGGCCGGCACGGCCAGCTCCTCGGCCTGCGCATATCGGATGCGAGCCGCGTCCATCGAGCCGGCCGCCCAGAAGGCGTCGGCGAGCTTGGTGCGGTGCCAGATGTGCATGTGCGTGGTGCAGTCTTCGTCGAGCAGCTCGACCGCGAGCAATGCCTGCTCCAGGCCCTGCTCGGCGTCACCGAGGTGCTGGTGGATGTAGGCCCAGAGCATGTGCATGCGAGCCATCAGGACGCGGGCGTCGTTGGCGACCGCCCACTCGTGGACCTGCCAGATCTGCTCGGTGGCCGCGCTGATGTCGCCGAGGCGCATCCGCATGTTGGCCTGGCAGAGTCGGGCTCGCGCGATCAGCAGGGGATCGCCGAGCCGGTGAGCCGCCTCTTCCAGACGGATGGCCCGCGCCAGCTCGGCGTGGGCATCCCAGGATCGTCTGTCCTCGATGTCGAGAAGGGCAGCCGAGAGCATGTCGGCGTCGATCGGGTACTCCATCAACCGCCTCCCTCCTCCGGCGCGTGCATTTCCTCAGCGAGGCCATCGGCGTACGAAAGCCGGGGTTGAGGGAAAACGCCGGGCTCCCCGAGGCTAGCTCTGCGTGAGGAGCTGACCCCAGGGAGTACGGAGTGATCTGCGACCTATTCAGAAGCGGAGGAGACGAGCGGCCGTTCGGGCGCCAGGTCGACGGTCGACCGCAGCTTCGTCGGCTTCATCGCCACCGCGGCGATCACACCGACCACGGCCACCGCGGCCGAGATCAGGAAGATGTGCCCGGTCGCGTCGCCGTAAGCGACCCGAACCACGTGCTGGATCGTCTCCGGCAGGCTGCTCAGGTTGAGGCTGCCACCCGCGCTCGACGCCGTGCCGGCCGGCACGCCCATCGCGGTCAGCTGCTCGGTCATCGAGTCGGCGACGTGCCGGGCGAGGACCGCGCCGAGCACCGAGACGCCGATCGTGCCGCCGAGCGACCGGAAGAAGGCGACCGTGGAGCTGGCCGCGCCGATGTCCTTGAGGGAGACGGTGTTCTGCACGGCGAGGACCAGGTTCTGCATCGACATGCCGACCCCGACGCCGACGACGGCCATCGCGGTACCGATGTACCAGAGCGGGGTGTCGTGGTCCAGGAACGAGAGCGCGGCGAACCCGGCGACCAGGGTGATCGTGCCGGCCACCACGTACGGCTTGATCCGTCCGCTCTTGGTGATCGCCCGCCCGGCGAGGGTCGAGGAGACCAGCACGCCGCCCATCATCGGGATCATCAGCAGACCGGCCTCGGTCGGGCTGTAGCCCCGGCCGATCTGGAAGTACTGCCCGAGGAAGACCGAGCCGCCGAACATCGCCATGCCGACCGCCAGGCTGCCGATGATCGCCAGCGTCGTGGTGCGCTCCCGGACGATGGGCAGCGGCACGACCGGCTCGGCGACCCGGGACTCGACCCAGACGGCGAGTGCGAGCAGCACCACGCCACCACCGACCATGGCCGCGGTCTGCCAGGAGAGCCAGGCGAACGAGTCGTCCACGAAGGACACCCAGACCAGGATGACGCTGACGCCCGCGGCGATCAGGGAGGCGCCCAGGTAGTCGATCTTCACGTTCTCCCGGCGGATGACCGGCAGGTGCAGCGTCTTCTGCAGGACGATCAGGGCGATCACGGCGAACGGCGCGCCGATGAAGAAGCACCAGCGCCAACCGAGTGCGTCGGTGTCGACGATCAGGCCGCCGAGCAGTGGGCCGCCGACCGTGGCCAGCGCCATCACGCCACCGAGGTAGCCGTTGTAGCGGCCGCGCTCGCGGGGCGGGATCATCGCGGCGATGGCGACCTGCACCAGCGCCTGCACACCACCCATGCCGAGGCCCTGGAAGGCGCGGGCGGCGATGAGCTGCTCGGTGTTCTGGGTGAAGCCGGCGATCAGCGAACCCAGGATGAAGATGACGATCGAGACCTGGACCAGGACCTTCTTGCTGTAGAGGTCGGCCAGTTTGCCCCAGATCGGGGTGGACGCGGTGGCGGTCAGCAGGGTCGCGGTGACCACCCAGGTGTACTGCGTCTGGGTGCCCTCGAGATCACCGATGATCTTCGGCAGGGCGGTGGAGACGATGGTGGAGCTGGCCATCGCCACGAAGAGCACGAGCAGAAGGCCGGACAGTGCCTCCATGATCTCGCGGTGGCTCATCGGGCCCTGCTGCTCCACCCGATCGACTTTGGTTGCGCTCATCGTGAGGCCTCCAGGATCAGGTCGTTGGCGAATCGGTTGAGTGACGTGGTGAGCGTGGTGATCTCCGCGGGCGTCCAGTCGTGCAGTGCCGCGGTGATCTGCTTCTCGTAGCGGCTGCGGACCTCGTCGAGGACCGTGTTGCCCCGGTCGGTGAGCCGCAGGGTGCTGGCTCGCCCGTCGGCCGGATCGGCGATGCGGATCACCAGGCCGTCGCGGACCAGGCCGGCGACCGCCCGGCTGACCGTCGACGGGTCGAGCGCGTGGTCGGCCGCCAGCTCTTTCAGATGGCAGTTGCCGGCCGGCTCGTGGCGGCGGATCGCGGCCAGCATCCCGAGCGGCGCGATCGTGGGCTCCTGCTGTTTGAGCAGCCGGACGGCCTTGAGGAGGTCATGGAAGGCATCCATCAGTCCGCGCTGTTCGTTCATGACCGCCTCCTCGTGATGCTTGCTGCATACAACTATCTTCCTAAACTTGCCTGGTGTGCAAGTTTGCTCATTGGGAACTGAATCACACGCCGGTACGCTCAGATCATGAGTGCGGCGACCGAGCAGGGCCTTCGCGAGCGCAAGAAGGAGGCCACCCGTCAGGCCCTCTACGAGGCGGCGTTGCGGCTGGCTCTGGAGCTGGGGCCGGACCGGATCACGGTGGACGCCATCGCCGACCGGGCCGGTGTCTCCCGGCGGACCTTCTCCAACTACTTCGCGAACAAGGAGGAGGCGCTCTTCCACGCCGACCGGCGTCGCATGCTGCTGCTCTCCGGCCTGGTTCAGGGCCGGCCGGCGGCCGAGTCGCCGTGGACCGCGCTGACCGCGGCCGCCGCCGAGTTCTACGCCGGGCTGGGCGACCTCGATCCGGAGTGGATCGCGCAGAGCCGCCTGGTGCGGCGGCATCCGTCGCTGGCCGCGGCGCAGGTGCAGACCTTCGCCGCGCTGGAGCGCGAGCTGAGCGACCAGGTCGCGGTCCGATTCAAAGATCAAGACCCATCGGGGGTACGGGCGAAGCTCGTCGCCGCGACCTTCCTGGCCGTGCTGCGGGTCTCGCTGAACGTCTGGCTGGAGCATCCGGCCGAGCGGAAGTTCTGGGAGGTGGCCCGCGAGGCACTGGAGATGGCGGGCCGGGGGTTCGCCGCCCAGACATGACGAAAGCGCGGCTCCGAGGTGGGGTTTCCCGGAGCCGCGCTGGTCTCGCCGAGGTGGATCAGCCCTTGAAGCCGGCCAGGATCCGGGTGAACTCGAAGGACGTCTGGCTCACGTTGGTGCACTGGAACAGGGCGCCGGAGCAGGCGTTCCTGTCACGGTGCGCCTCCCACAGCGAGACGAAGCCGATGTGCTTGGCGTTGGCGTGGGCGACCAGGTCACGGGCGTCGGCCTGGGTGAAGACGCCGTTGTCGTCGTTCACGCCGATCATCGGGGTGACGCCGACCATCCGGTACGCGGCCGCGTCGCTGTTGCCGTAGATCGACTTGATCTGCGCCTGGGTCGAGTCGACGGCCTGGATGGCGAGATCGCCGTAGTCCTGACCGGCCCGGCCGTAGTCCATCGCCATGATGTTGACCAGGTCGAGGTCGACTCCGGCGTTCTTGGCCGACCTCACCACGTTCAGGCCGTCCGCGGTCAGGCCCTCGGGCAGCACCGGCAGGGTCAATGAGATCTTCAGACCCGGGTTCGCCTTCTGCAGCGCGGCCAGGGCGGTCGAGCGGCGGGCCACCGAGGCCGGGTCGGCCACCGCGGCACCCTCGATGTCCAGGTCGATGTACTTCAACCGGTACGCGTCGACGACCGCCTGGTACTCGGCCTGCAGCGCGGACACGCTGGTGCACGCCTGGGCCGGCTCGACACCGGTGGCGCCGCCGAAGGACACCTTCACGTCGCCGCCGGCCGAGCGGATCGCCCCGATCTGGTCGGCGAACTGCTTCTGCCGCGGGTCGAACGCCGCGAACCAGCTGGCCTTGCAGCCCGCGCCGGTGACGAAGGCGAGGCTGAACGACTTCACGCCACCGCCGGCGGCCAGCGACGACAGGGTGGTCGCGCCGTTGGAGAGCAGACCCATGTCCACATAGGGCGCGACCAGCACGTCGCTGCCGGCCGGCGTGGTGGCCGTGGCGGTCGCGGTGGCGGTCGCCGTCTTCGTGGGGGTGGCCGTCGCGGTCTTCGTGGGGGTGGGCGTGGCGGTGGCGGTCTTCGTCGGGGTGGCGGTCGCGGTGGCCGGGGGCGGCGTGACCACGCCGCCCGAACAGGACGCCCCGTTGATCGTGCAGCTCGTCGGGTCGCCGCTGCCGGTCACGATGAACCCGAACGAGACGGTCGCCCCGGCCGGGATCGTGCCGTTCCAGTTCGCGTTACCGGCCGTCTTCGAGGTGCCCGAGTTCGTGATGACGGTGTCCCAGTAGCTGGTCACCTTGGCCGTCGACGGCAGGCCGAAGACCAGCTTCCAGCCCTCGACGGCGGTCCCGCCGCTGTTGCGGATCGTGTATCGGGCCTGGTAGCCGGTGCCCCAGTCGCTGTCCTTGGCGAACGACGCGGTGAGTGAGGCCGGGCCGGCGGGCGTGGTCGCGGCGAGCGCAGCGCCGATGCCGCCGCCGACGGCCAGCAGCGCGGCCGACGAGTAGATGGCGAACCGCAGACGACTGCGTTGCATGGGGGACTCCGATCGATCGAGGACGGAGTCGATTCTTCGACCGGATGGCTTAAGAGCGCTCCGGTCGTACCCTTAAGGATCTTTAAATCGGTTTGGCACCCAGGCCGCCGATCACCAGGTTGAGGGCGCGGCGCCAGGCCTGGGGGTCGGCCGAATGCTGAGCGACGCCGGCGTTGGCCATCATCAGCAGCGCGAAATCGCGGCCGGTGAAGTCGGCGCGCAACCGACCGGCCCGCTGGGCGCGGGTCAGTACGTCGACCGCCCGCTGGTAGGCGGCGGAGCGCAGGCCGGCCAGCCGTTCGTCGTCGTCGAAGGCCGAGGTGACCAGCAGCTCGGCCAGGCCACGATCGGTGGCCTGCAACTCACACACCCGGGTCAGGTAGCCGACGAAGGCGGCCCATGGGTCGGGATGGTCGAGCGCCTGCTCGGCGAGCTGGACCGCGGCGGTCATGTGGCTCGCGAAGACCTCCGCGATCAGATGCCGCCGGCTGGGAAAACGCCGGTAGAGGGTGGCGTTGCCGACCCCGGCGCGTCGGGCGATCTCGTCCAGCGAGGCATCGAGACCCTGCTCGGCGAAGACCTCCCGCGCCGCGGCGAGCAGGGCCGCGCGATTGCGCCGCGCGTCCGCGCGCAGCCGGGTGGCCATGCGCCACAGGATACGACGTTCCGCGGGAAAGGCAGAGATCCGATGTTACCGTCCGCATGATCAGCATGAATGGTGCAGGAGGTGCGGGAATGCCACAGATCGAGATAGAGGTGCCGGCCGCGGACGGTTCGGCCGAGGCGTATTTCGTCACGCCGGAGCGCTCCGGG of the Actinoplanes sichuanensis genome contains:
- a CDS encoding MDR family MFS transporter gives rise to the protein MSATKVDRVEQQGPMSHREIMEALSGLLLVLFVAMASSTIVSTALPKIIGDLEGTQTQYTWVVTATLLTATASTPIWGKLADLYSKKVLVQVSIVIFILGSLIAGFTQNTEQLIAARAFQGLGMGGVQALVQVAIAAMIPPRERGRYNGYLGGVMALATVGGPLLGGLIVDTDALGWRWCFFIGAPFAVIALIVLQKTLHLPVIRRENVKIDYLGASLIAAGVSVILVWVSFVDDSFAWLSWQTAAMVGGGVVLLALAVWVESRVAEPVVPLPIVRERTTTLAIIGSLAVGMAMFGGSVFLGQYFQIGRGYSPTEAGLLMIPMMGGVLVSSTLAGRAITKSGRIKPYVVAGTITLVAGFAALSFLDHDTPLWYIGTAMAVVGVGVGMSMQNLVLAVQNTVSLKDIGAASSTVAFFRSLGGTIGVSVLGAVLARHVADSMTEQLTAMGVPAGTASSAGGSLNLSSLPETIQHVVRVAYGDATGHIFLISAAVAVVGVIAAVAMKPTKLRSTVDLAPERPLVSSASE
- a CDS encoding MarR family winged helix-turn-helix transcriptional regulator — protein: MNEQRGLMDAFHDLLKAVRLLKQQEPTIAPLGMLAAIRRHEPAGNCHLKELAADHALDPSTVSRAVAGLVRDGLVIRIADPADGRASTLRLTDRGNTVLDEVRSRYEKQITAALHDWTPAEITTLTTSLNRFANDLILEASR
- a CDS encoding cellulose binding domain-containing protein translates to MQRSRLRFAIYSSAALLAVGGGIGAALAATTPAGPASLTASFAKDSDWGTGYQARYTIRNSGGTAVEGWKLVFGLPSTAKVTSYWDTVITNSGTSKTAGNANWNGTIPAGATVSFGFIVTGSGDPTSCTINGASCSGGVVTPPPATATATPTKTATATPTPTKTATATPTKTATATATATATTPAGSDVLVAPYVDMGLLSNGATTLSSLAAGGGVKSFSLAFVTGAGCKASWFAAFDPRQKQFADQIGAIRSAGGDVKVSFGGATGVEPAQACTSVSALQAEYQAVVDAYRLKYIDLDIEGAAVADPASVARRSTALAALQKANPGLKISLTLPVLPEGLTADGLNVVRSAKNAGVDLDLVNIMAMDYGRAGQDYGDLAIQAVDSTQAQIKSIYGNSDAAAYRMVGVTPMIGVNDDNGVFTQADARDLVAHANAKHIGFVSLWEAHRDRNACSGALFQCTNVSQTSFEFTRILAGFKG
- a CDS encoding TetR/AcrR family transcriptional regulator encodes the protein MSAATEQGLRERKKEATRQALYEAALRLALELGPDRITVDAIADRAGVSRRTFSNYFANKEEALFHADRRRMLLLSGLVQGRPAAESPWTALTAAAAEFYAGLGDLDPEWIAQSRLVRRHPSLAAAQVQTFAALERELSDQVAVRFKDQDPSGVRAKLVAATFLAVLRVSLNVWLEHPAERKFWEVAREALEMAGRGFAAQT
- a CDS encoding TetR/AcrR family transcriptional regulator, with protein sequence MATRLRADARRNRAALLAAAREVFAEQGLDASLDEIARRAGVGNATLYRRFPSRRHLIAEVFASHMTAAVQLAEQALDHPDPWAAFVGYLTRVCELQATDRGLAELLVTSAFDDDERLAGLRSAAYQRAVDVLTRAQRAGRLRADFTGRDFALLMMANAGVAQHSADPQAWRRALNLVIGGLGAKPI